The DNA region CGGAAGTACGACTGCGAGGCGTGGGTCCCCACCCAGGGCACCTACCGGGAGCTCACCTCGACCTCCAACTGCACGACCTTCCAGGCTCGCCGGTTGGGCGTGCGCTACCGCGACGACGAGGGTCGTACCCAGACCGCCGCGACACTCAACGGCACGCTGGCCACCACGCGGTGGCTGGTCGCGATCCTGGAGAACCACCAGCAGGCCGACGGGTCCGTGGTGGTCCCTGAGGCGCTTCGGCCGTTCGTGGGCAAGGACGTGCTCGAGCCGATCCGCTGACCCCGAACCGCGGGTGGTCGCCGGGGTCTCCGGGGACGACGACGAGGTCTTCGGACGCCTCGCGGGCCGCCGCCGGGGTCAGGGCCGGAAGAGCATCATCACGCCACTCGCGCTGGCGCAGGTCCGACCATCGGTGTCGGTGACCCGGACCTGCACCACGCACGTCGACCGGCCCGCGTGCTCGACCTCCGCGCGGATCGTGGCGGGGGTCTTGTCCAGCCGTAGTGCCCGGAGGTAGCGGACGGTGAGGTCCAGGGTGCTGTAGCCGACACCCTCCTCCACGACCGTCGCCGTGGCGTATCCGAGCGCCGAGTCCACCCACCCGGAGACGATCCCGCCGTGGACCGTCCCGCCGTTGTTGAGCGCCCACTCCGCCGGTTCGGCCGTCATGGTGACCGCACCCTCCTCCGCGGCGGCCAGGCGGAGGCCCAGCGTGTGCGCGCCGGGGGAGAGGTGGCGCTCGCCGTCGATGATCAGGCGCAGCGCGTCGAGGCCCGCATGGGGGGAGCGGTCGCCCGCGGCCGGCTGGGCGGGCCAGGAGTAGTGGCGGCTGCGCGCCTCCGGGTCGACGGAATCGAAGGGGGCACTCAGGTCGCGGGGGGCGTCGTCCACGTCGTCGAACCTACCGGCGGGGACAGCCGCCCGTCGGGGCGGCCCGCTAGGCTGGGGGACGTGGAGCTGCTCTATACGGGGATCATCGGGTTCGCCCGGACAATGTTCAGGGTCCAGGGCCTGGACCTCACGATTCGCGGGGAGCGCAACTTCCCCGAGGTCGGCGGGGCGGTGGTGGTGATGAACCACACCGGGTACCTCGACTTCGTCTACGGCGGCATCCCGGCCCGCGTGCACAAGCGGTTCATCCGCTACATGGCCAAGGTCGAGGTGTTCGAGCACAAGGTGTCCGGGCCGATCATGCGCGAGCTGAAGCACATCCCCGTCGACCGGACGGCCGGTAAGGCGTCCTTCGACGAGGCCGTCGCCCGGCTGAGGGCCGGGGAGTTGGTCGGTGTGTTCCCGGAGGCCACCATCAGCCGCAGCTTCGAGGTCAAGGGTTTCAAGTCGGGCGCGGTCCGGATGGCGTTGGCGGCCGACGTTCCCATCATCACCGTGACCCTGTGGGGATCGCAGCGGGTGTGGACCAAGGGCCTGCCCAAGAAGCTGCTGCGTCCCCGGGTGCCGATCATGATGGAGGTCGGCGAGCCGATGGCCGCGTACGAGCCGGTCGAGGAGTGCACGCAGGAGTTGCGCTCACGGATGCAGGCCACGCTCGAGCGACTCCAGCAGGAGTACGCGGAGCGCTACGGCGCCTACCCGGCCGGCGCCAACTGGGTGCCCGCCCGTCTCGGCGGTTCCGCCCCCACCCTGGAGGAGGCCACGGCCCTGGACGAGGCCGAGCACGCCGAGCGCCTCCGTCGCCGCGCGCAGAAGGCGGTCGACCCGGAGGCCGACGCCCGTGACGAACCGACGGGACCGGCGGGCCCGGACGCTCCGTGACCCGTTCCCGGCCGCTTTTCGTCGCCTCCGACGTCGACGGGACCCTGATCGACAACGACCACCTCGTCCCGGCCGCGAACAGGGCCGTGGTGGAGGACCTCGTCGCGGACGGCGCCACGTTCGTCCTGGCCACCGGGCGCCCGCCGCGCTGGCTACCCCAGGTGGTCGACCAACTGCCCGTCGCGCCACTGGCGGTCTGCGCGAACGGTGCCGTCATCATGGACACCGACACCGGCGAGTTCCTGGCCACCAGCCTGCTCGACCCCGAGACGCTGGCGGCGATCGACGCGGTGTTGCGCCGTCTGCTGCCCGGCAGCGGGATCGCGGCCGAGCGCCTCGGTGCCGATGCCGCGGACGCCGACTTCGTGGCCAGCCCCGACTACGAGCACGCCTGGATCCACCCGGCGCACCTCGAGGTGGGCCACGACGAGGTCCTCTCCGAGCCGGTGCTCAAACTGTTGGCCCGAGTGCCGGGGATGCCCAGTGGCGAGATGGTGGCCGCCCTGCACGGCGAGGTGGACCACCTGGCCGACGTCACCTACTCCACCACCGACGGACTGATCGAGTTCGCGGCGCGCGGTGTGACCAAGGCGAGCGGGCTCTCTCAGATCGCCTCGCGCACGGCGGCCGGCGCGGCCGTGCCGTCCTCCGCGGTGCCGGTCACCGTCGCGTTCGGCGACATGCCCAACGACCTGGAGATGCTGCGCTGGGCCGATCACGGAGTCGCGATGGGCAATGCCCTCCCCTCCGTGCACGCCGCCGCCGACGAGGTCACGCTCACCAACGATGAGGCCGGTATCGCCCACGTCCTGCGGCGTTGGTGGAGCTGAGGGCTCCGGGGAAATAGGTTGCGGACCGGTCCCCACCACTTCCCCGGTGTGCCCGCCGCCCCTGGCGGGGGAGGCGGGCACACCTGGTGGGACCCGGTCCGCAAGTCTGGTCGGCCGGGCGCCGCTCCTCGCGGGAGCGGCGCCCGGCCGGAGATCAGGGGTTCGGCTCGACGGTGAGCTCCCTGGTGGCCGGGTCGTAGACCAGCGTGCCTCCGAGGAACCGCTGTGCGACCGTCCCGTCGGCGCGCTCGGCCTCCGCGGCGACCGGCAGGCCGAGCGGACCGTGCTCGTAGCCCTGGGCGGCCCACGCGTCACCGATCACGCCCCACACCGGGTGCGTGCCCGTCTCGGGGGAGGAGTACAGCGCACCGTTCTCGTGTTTGACGAGGGAGACGTTGCCGAAGCGCTGGATCCCGGACAGGGCCTTGCCGAGCGGGCCCGCGAGCCGCTGGGCGAGCGCGGAGAAGTCGCCGCCGATCGCGTTCTGCACCGACCCCGCGTCGAGCGGGATGTCCGCCAGCGTCTTGCCGCCGGTGAGGATCCGGGTCAGGGTCGCGGGGTCGAGCCTGCCGCCGGTGAGGACGGTCCGCAGGGCCGTGGTGACGGCGTCCTGGACGCTGCCCTGGGTGATGGTCGACGGGAGGTCGGCGCTCCCGGCGCCGGCGCCACCGCCGGTGCCCCCACCGCCACCGCCACCGGTACCCGGGCCGGGGCTCGGGTTGGACGGGGCCGCGCCGCCGCCTCCGCCGCTCTTGGCGTACGACGCCGCGATGTCGCGGATCTGACCCATCTTGGCGTAGCCCGCGTTGCCCGGGCAGGACGTGAGGCCGACGTCGCGGTGGGCGAAGATGTTCGGCAGCCGGACGGCGGTGCCGTACGAGTACTTGGTGTACGAGGTGCCCTCGGAGTAGTGGGTGTCCGAGCCCTTGGGGTCGATCCCCGCGACCGAGAGGCGCCACCCGACGATCTCGCCGACCTTGCGGACGGTCGCGTCGGACGGGGCGACGGTGGAGTAGTCGCCCATCATCGAGATGCCCCAGGTGTTGCCGTTAAAGCCGCCGGCGTGGGCGCCCTGGACGTTGCGGCTGAGCCCGCCGTAGCGACCCTCGAAAGCCTGGCCGTACTTGTCGACCAGCACGTTGTAGCCGACGTCGCACCAGCCGAGGGTGCGTGCGTGGTAGGTGTAGATGCCGCGCATGACGCCGGCGGAACCCTCGCGGGTGTAGTTGTTGCTGCCCGCCGTGTGGTGGACGACGGCCGCGGCGAGTGACGGGTCGTACGTGGCGTTGCGGCAACGGATGGACTCGTCGGCGCCCCAGCCCGAGCGGCTGATGATCGACGGCTGCTTGGCGGCGATGTCGCCGTGGGTGCCGGTCCCGCCGGAGGCCGTGATGTCGGAGAACGCCTCGGGATCGGGCGTCGGCGTGTCGTCGGGGGAGAGCAGGACGGCCTTGACGGAGTCGGCTGTGTTCGAGTCGGTGCTGTTCGAGTCGGTGCTGCTCGAGTCGGCGCTGTTCGAGACGGACCCGAGGTCTGAGGTCTCGGCGACGGGCCTGATGTCCGCGTAGCGGGTGGGCACGGGCGGGGTGCGGTCGGCGGCGGGTTCGGCCGCGCGCGTGGCGGCGGCGTCTGCGTCCGCGGCGTCTGCGCCCGCGGTGTCTGAGTCCGCGGTGGCCGCGTCATCGGCGTCCGCGTCATCGGCGGGCTCCGCCGAAGCCGGGGCCGAGGCCGTGGCGGGCTCCGTGGCGGGCCCCGCGGCGGCGTCGGGCGCGTCTTCGGGGCCGGTGACCTCGGGCGCGTCGGCCAGCGAGGTGTCGGCGGGGTCGACACCGGAGAGCTTGATCTGGACGGCGGTGGTGTCCGTGCCCAGGTAGACGGGCTCGGTGCCGCCGGTCCCGTTGACGCTCTCACCCTTGCCGTCGACCGATTCCGCCTCGTACCAGGGCCCCCAGGAGCCGTCCGGGTTCTTCGCACGAACGGCGGCCAGGGCGGCGGGGTTGTGCCCCTTCCACGTGACGCCGACCATCGAGAACGGGGTCTCGGAGGTGACCTCCCGGACGGGGCCGCCGCCGGAGGCGATGTCCGTGTCCACGCCGACGGCGGGCGGTGCCCCGGCGAGGGGGACCTCGGTCTCGGCGGTGGGGAGGGCGCTGCCCGCGGTGGTGGCGATCTCGTCGCCGGACTGGACGACCTGGTCCGCCCCGTATACGGCGAGGGGCGTGACGACGGATGCCGCGACCGCCACCGCCAGGGCGAGGGTCCGGCGTCGACCACTGACGTACAGGGGGCGGCGTCGTGTTCTCAAGGGCTTCTCCAGATCAGATGTCTGTGTCACGCGGGTGCTCACCCGCGGGGCACAACTGCCCGGGGGCCACGCCGGGGCGTGACCACTGGGACGAATGTGACGAACGGGGTCAATGTTATCCAAGAAACGTGTGAAACCAAGTGATAAAGACGTGAATATTGGGACTACAGGGATGTAGTTTCGAACCGGCGTACGACGACGGGAACGCCCCACCTGCACCGTGGGCCACCGCGGTCGGTTCGAGAAGTCGTCCACCTCGTCGTCGTCGGCGTGCCCTGAACCCACCCCCGACCCGCCGGATACCCTGGGACCCGTACCCGCGCCGACCGGCGCGTGGTCAGGCGAGCGGTCGGCGGGCGCACTACTCCCGGACGCACCGCGGCGACGTACTACGGAAAGGCCCGACGGTTATGGCAGGCGAGCGGCAGTGGGACACCTATGACCTCATCGTGGTGGGGTCGGGCTTCTACGGCCTGACGGTCGCGGAGCGGGCGGCGACCGAACTCGGCAAGCGCGTACTGGTGCTCGATCGGCGCCACCACATCGGCGGCAACGCCTACTCCGAGGCCGAGCCCGAGACCGGCATCGAGATTCACAAGTACGGTGCGCACCTCTTCCACACCTCCAACGAGCGCGTGTGGGGGTACGTCAACCGCTTCACCGACTTCACCGGCTACCAGCACCGCGTGTTCGCCATGCACAAGGGCACGGCGTACCAGTTCCCCATGGGGCTGGGCCTGATCAACCAGTTCTTCGGCCGCTACTACTCGCCCGACGAGGCGCGCGCGCTCATCGCCGAGCAGGCCTCCGAGTTCTCCGCCGAGGACGCGGCGAACTTCGAGGAGAAGGCCATCTCCCTGATCGGCCGCCCGCTGTACGAGGCGTTCATCAAGGACTACACCGCCAAGCAGTGGCAGACCGACCCCAAGAACCTGCCCGCCGGCAACATCACGCGCCTGCCCGTGCGGTACACGTTCGACAACCGCTACTTCAACGACACCCACGAGGGGCTGCCCGTCGAGGGCTACACCGCGTGGCTGGAGAACATGGCCGCCGACGAGCGGATCGACGTCGTCCTGGACACCGACTGGTTCGACGTCCGCGAGGCCGTCCGCGCCGCGAGCCCCGACGCGCCGGTCGTCTACACCGGCCCGCTGGACCGCTACTTCGACTACGCCGACGGCGAGCTGGGCTGGCGCACCCTGGACTTCGAGACCGAGGTCCTGCCGACCGGCGACTTCCAGGGCACCCCGGTGATGAACTACAACGACGCGGAGTACGACTACACCCGCATCCACGAGTTCCGTCACTTCCACCCGGAGCGCAAGAACTACCCCACCGACAAGACGGTGATCATGCGCGAGTACAGCCGCTTCGCCGAGCGCGACGACGAGCCGTACTACCCGATCAACGAGTCCACCGACCGGGAGCGGCTGGCCGCCTACCGCGAGCGGGCCAAGGCCGAGACCGCGGCCAACAAGGTGTTGTTCGGCGGGCGCCTGGGCACCTACCAGTACCTGGACATGCACATGGCGATCGCCTCGGCGCTGACGATGTTCGACAACACCCTGGCGCCGCACCTGCGGGACGGCGCCGCGCTCGAGGGCTGAGCCTGCTCGCCTCGGCCTGACGGAACGACCGCCGCCCGCCGCCGCCCCGCAGCCGAACCGCCGCCCCGCCGCGTGCCGGCAGGGGTCAGTCGGCGGTGGTGCTGCCGGCCGGGGCGGCGAGCTCGCGGACGGCGGTGTCGAGCTGGGCCGCGTGCACGAGCGTGGGCTTGGCCTCGCCGAGGTGCTCGAGGACCGGGGTGACCGAGGTCCAGAAGCGGCTCAGCGAGCTCAGCCCCTCGTTCTCCGCCCGGGCCTGGGCGCGCTCGGCGCGGGTGTCGTCGGCGCGGGTGGGGTGCAGGGCCGCGCGCTTGCCCTCGATCCGGTCGTCCTTGCGCTGCGAGATCACGTAGCCCAGCGCGAACGCCACACTCCGCGGCATCCGCCCGGTCAGCAGGACCTGCGCCTCCGGGTACTCGTCGAGGACCTGTTCGACCGCGCCGGACAGCTCCTCGACGAGCCGTGCGAAGGCCCGCCGGTCGATCTGCCGCCCGCTCGCGCCCGGGTACCAGCGCCCCGAGGGCAGCGTCCATGGGACGAGGGTCTGGGCTGCGCCCGGGCCGGCGTCGCCCGTGCGGTCACCGTTCGTGTCGGTGACGGGTCCGCCGTCGGTGGGGGCGACGACGACGACGAGGTCCGCCGCCTCCCTCAGTGGATGCCCCGCGTCCACCTCGGACACCGGACCGCCCCCGTCCAGCTGGAGGGAGAGCCAGACCCGCTGCACGGAGGTCCGGTCGGCCCGCGCCGCGGTCGCCGACCCGGCGGGGAGGGTGATCATCGACAGTTCGGCTCCCGGTTGGCCTCGGCGGGACCGCCACCGGCGCTCGGCCCACATGTCGTCGCCGTCGTCGAAGTACACCGTCCGCACGCCCGTGTCGCCGCCGGGCAGCCGGCGCCTGCGGGCCTCGGTCGGCAACTCGGCCAGGTGGGTGCGCTCGCGCAGGAGGACGTCGTATCCGACCGCCAGCGCCGCCGGGAACGCGAGGTTCGGGGCCAGGACGAAGCCGGTCGCGTCGTCGTCGTCGTTCATCGCGCGCTCCAGCTCGTCGGAGACGTGGTCGACCTCCCGGCGCAGGTCCACCACGTCGTTCGCGGTGCCGAACCAGCCGGTGGCGGAGCGGAAGCCCAGGCTGCGGGCGTTGGCCACATCCACCGCGGCGCGCATCCGGTCCGCGCTATCGGCCGGCAGCAGTCGCAGGTAGTAGAGGGTGCCGTTGTGGGCGAGGAGCCACGCGCGCAGGGCCATCGCCACCACGAGCACGACCAGGGTGCCGATGAACCACCCCAGCCGTGACGGCGACGTGCAGGCCTCCGACCACAGGTCCGGTACGGACGAGATCGAGCACGAGGCGTCCCGGGTGATGAGGTCCTCGGCGACGAGGCCACCGAACGCGGTGGTCAGTGCGACGGTCAGGGCGATGAGCGTTTCCAGGACGAACACCCGATCGAGACTATCGCCGACGATCGCGGGCGCCACCGACCACCCGCGGCACTAGGCTCGGGTCATGACACGGACGACCACCGCCCCGACCCTGCGCCTGCTCGTGGTGGTCGCCGGTGTCGTGGGACTGCTGCTGCTCCTGTTCCCGCTCGCGTCGGCGCGTGCGCAGGCCCCCGCCCCCGCGGAGGCGCCAGCCCGGGCGGTCGAGGTCGGTATCACCGACCGCGCGGGCGTGCTCTCACCCGGAGACCAGGACCTGCTCCGCACCGAGACCGGCCGCATCGCGTTCCCGCCGCAGGTCGCGCGCGTCGAGTACCTGGTCTTCGATGACGACGGCGACAACCTCAACGACACCACCGAGCGCTTCGCCCAGGACGAGCGACCGGACCTGGTGGCGGAGGACCGGGAGAAATGGGCGCCCGGGACGCTCATCGTGGCCAACGACACGGAGGCGCGTGACGTCGGCATCTACTGCGGAGACGACGTGTGCGCCGCGCTCGACCTGTTCGAGGGCGGTCACCTCGACGGTTCACTCGAGGCGATGAAGGACCCGATGCGGCGCGAGAACCACGCGGTCGGGCTGCTGTCGGGGGCGCGGGCTGCCGCCGATCCCACCGTGCAGGCGCCGGAGCCCGAGCCCGCGCCGGCGTGGCTGCCGTGGGCCTTCGCCGGAGCGGGGGTGATCGTCGCGGGCGCGGTCGGCGCCGGGGTCGCGGCGAGTCGTAAGAAGAAGGCGACGACGGCGAGGGAGCGCTACGACCGGGTCTCCCGCGAGTACGGGCGGGTGGCGGGGGAGCTCAGCGGGCTGGACATCCGCGCCAATTCGCTCACCTCCCCGTTGGCCGACGACGAGCTGCGGTCCCAGTGGCAGGACGTGCGCGGCCGGTTCCTCGCGCTGGATGAGGTCATGGGCCGGATCGGAGACCTGCGGCCCGACTCGACGGACGCCGAGTTCCGTGCCAAGGCCGGCGACATCGACACCGCCCACACCACTGTGGACCAGATGCTCACGGCGGAACAGAACATCGACCAGCTCTTCCGCATGGAGCAGGGGGACGCCGACGTGCGCCGCCGCCAGCTCGGCGAGCTGCACGAGGACATGCTCGCCGCCGCGCTGGGGACGAAGGACGAGCGGCTGGCCGCCGAGGCCCGGGCCCTGGACGCCCGCGCCGACGAGCTGGCCCGGGATACGCAGGCTCCCGACTTCATGGGCCGCTACGCCCGGCTCGTCGTGGACTACCGGCTCGTCGTGGAGGCGATCCGGGCCCGCGAGATGGCGGACGTCGAGGTGGCGAAGGACGCGGGCGACCGCCACGCGCCGAGGCTGTACGACCGCGACTGGCGGGCCGGGTACGGCTACAACGGTTTCGTGCCGTACTACGTGGTGTCCGGCTGGCACACCCACGACGTTCAGGCGGCGCAGTCGGCCAGCTCCACCAACACCGGCTACTCGAACGCGTCGTTCTCCGGCGGCGGCGGCTCGAGCGGGTACTAGAGTCGCCCGGCCCGGGTCGGCTCAGCCCTCGACGATCTCCACGGACTCGATCGTGTGCAGCGTCTGCGGCCGGCCCTGCGGGCTCCCGTCGTCCTCGATCGCCGTGACGGCGTCCATCCCGTCGGTGACGGTGCCGAAGAGGCTGTAGTCCGGCGGCAGGGAGACGCCGGAGTCGCCGGTGACGATGAAGAACTGGGAACCGTTGGTGTCCGGTCCGGCATTGGCCATGGCCATCGACCCGATCTCGTACTCGCCGGCTTCGGGGAGCTCGTCGGCGAAGTCGTACCCCGGGCCGCCGCTGCCGGTGCCCTGCGGGTCGCCGCCCTGGATCATGAAACCGGGGATGACGCGGTGGAACGTGATGCCCTCGTAGAACTTGTTGCGGGCCAGGAACACGAAGTTGTTGACCGTCTCCGGGGCCTTCTCCTCGAGCAGGTCCACGGTGACGACGCCGGCGTCGGTGGTGATGACGGCGGAGTAGTCGACGCCCTCGTCCAGACACATCGGCGGGGCCGAGTCGAACTCGGTGGCGCGCTCCGCTGTGCCCTCGGCGGGCGGGCACTCGGCTGCGCCCCCGGCGGACCCACCGGACTCGCGGCCCTCGGACTGCGATGCCGCGGTGGCTCCGGTGGTCGCCGCGTCGTCGGACGGGGCGTCATCGGAACCACACCCGGCGAGGGCGAGGGGAGTGGCGAGTGCGAGCACCCCCAGGGCGGTGCGGACGGTCGGGCGGCGACGGGCGGATCCGGTGAGGCGCATGTACCGAACCTACTTCTTCTGTCCTCCCGGGTGGGGCCCCGGCGCGTGCTGGACGGGCCGTGTCGCCCCCGCCGGGTACGATCGACCCGGCTTTCCTGCCCGCGGGTGCGGGTAGGGCGAGGCGCAGCAAGGCTGATGAGGGCGGCCCCCGGCCGTCGGGACGGGGACTGGCATATATGGAACACCACGGCCACCACGAACTGATCGACGAGATCGAGCGGTCGGTCGTCGCGCTCTCCACTCCACGTGGCCGGGAATGCCTCCAGCGCATCATCCTCCCGCGGGCCGGTGAGCCGCTCGACGTGCGCTCGCTCTACCTCGCGGAGGCGTCCACCAACGTCCGACGGGCGCACTCCTCCTCGCGGACCTCGCTGAGCATCGGCGCGGACTCCGAGGTCTCGTTCGCCACGTACTTCAACGCGTTCGCCGCGGCGTACTGGCGGCGGTGGTCAGTTCTCGGCGAGGTCGTCCTGAGGCTGACTGTGCGCGGGTCCGGACGGGTGGACCTGTACCGCTCCAAGATCGACGGGTCGCGCATCGCGATCACCGGTGACGTCGTCGGCGAGCGGGGTCGGGCCGACCAGGTGACGACGGTCGAGTTCACCTGCGACCTGGGGCCGTTCGAGGACGGCGGGTGGATCTGGTTCGACCTCACCTCCGACACGGACGTCGAGTTGCTCGCGGGCGGGTGGTACTCGTCTGTCGACGCCCCGGCCACGCGCCCCGACGCCCACCCCGACGGCACGCGCGACCCGGCGGTGCAGGTGCCCAACGACCGCCGGGTCACCGTCGGCATTCCCACGTTCAACCGGCCCGGCGACGCGGTGGCCGCGCTGCGGGCACTGACCTCCGATCCCGAGGTCGACGCCGTGATCGACGCCGTCCTCATGCCCGACCAGGGCGATCGCAAGGTCCGCGACGAGCCCGGCTTCGCGGAGGCGGCGGAGTTCCTCGGCGACAGGCTCCACATCTTCGACCAGCCCAACCTCGGTGGTTCGGGCGGGTACAGCCGCATCATGTACGAGGCCAGGCGTCTCACCGATTCGCCGTACATCCTGTACATGGACGACGACATCGAGATCGAGCCCGACTCGATCCTGCGGGCCCTGGCCTTCGGGCGTTTCTCCACCGTCCCGATGCTGGTCGGCGGCCAGATGCTCAACCTGCAGGAACGCAGTCACCTGCACACGATGGGCGAGGTGGTGGGCGCCCACGACTTCATGTGGACCGCCGCGCCGCACGCGGACTACGACTACGACTTCTCGCGCCACCAGTTGACGGACCGGGACAACCCCAAGCCGCTGCACCGCCGTATCGACGTGGACTACAACGGGTGGTGGATGTGCCTCATCCCGCGCGTGGTCGCCGAGAAGATCGGGCAGCCGCTCCCACTGTTCATCAAATGGGATGACGCGGAGTACGGGTTGCGCGCGCGGAAGGCCGGCCACCCCACGGTCACCATGCCGGGTGTGGCGATCTGGCACATGGCGTGGTCGGACAAGGACGACGCGATCGACTGGCAGGCCTACTTCCACCTGCGGAACCGCCTCGTGGTGGCGTCGATGTACCACGAGGGCGACCACAAGGGCATCATGCAGTCCAGCCTCAAGGCGCTGGTCAAGCATCTGGTGTGCCTGGAGTACTCGACGGTGGCCATCCAGATCGAGGCCATCCGCGACTTCCTGCGCGGCCCGGAGGCCCTGTACGAACTGCTGCCCACCGCCCTGCCCAAGGTGCGGGCCATGCGAGCGGAGTTCCCCGACGCGGTGGTCATCCCGTCGGCCGTGGACCTGCCCGCCCCGTCCGGCGGCCCGGCCGGCATCCATTCCGAACCCCGCGGCCCGGTCCGCAAGGCCGTGGCACTGGCCCGCGGCCTGGCCCACACCCTGAGCAGGGACGACAAGACGCACCACGAGGTGCCGCAGGCCAACTTCCCGCCGATCGAGGCCCGTTGGTACTCGCTCAGCAGGGTCGACGGTGCGACCGTCACCACCGCCGACGGTCGCGGGGTCGTCTACCGCAAGCGCGACCGCGACCTCGCCGCCGCCCTGTTCAAGGAATCGGCAGCCGTGCACCGTGAGCTGTTCCGTCGATTCCCGGAGATGCGCCGCCGCTACCGCGACGCCCACGCCGATCTCGTGACCAAGGAGGCCTGGGGCCGTGTCTTCGAATCCTGATCCGGTGGTGTCCGATCCCGCCGTGGAGATCCCCGTACCGACCGGCGAGGTCCGGTTGCTGGCGGCGATCCAGCGTCAGCTGTTGGCCGTGCCCGGTTCGCGGGAGGCGGCCGTGACGCTGTCTCATGTCGGCGAGCACGCCCTGGGGTGGATGGCGATCTCGGCCGCCGGCATGGCGGTCGATCCGGCCCGGCGCGGCCGCTGGGCGATGGTGGGGGTCGGCAGCTTCGGTGCCCACGCCACCTCTGTTGTCGTCAAGCGCGTCATCCGCCGCCGGCGCCCGGACCACCCCACGGTGACCGTCGGCGTCGGTACCCCCTCCAAGCTCAGCTTCCCGTCCTCCCATGCCACCTCGACCACCGCGTTCGCCCTGCTCGCGGGGTCGGTGGCCGGGGTCCCGGTGGCGCCGGCGCTCGTGCCGGTGATGCTGGCGTCCAGGCTGGTGCTGGGAGTCCACTACCCTTCGGATGTGTTCGCCGGTGCCGCGGTCGGTGCGGGCTGCGCTGCGCTCACCCGTGCGGTGTGGCCCTCCGCAGCCGTCCAGAACGTGCTGCCCGAGGCGTTGCGCGACGGTGCGTCCGGCCCAGGCCTCACCCAGAATCCCGAGGAGAAGCGATGACCGATCATTCCGGAGCGCCGGCGTCCCGGGGCGTGGCAGACCACCACCTCGTCGGAGCCGAACCCCACACGGCCAACGAGATAGACGACATCGCCGAGGCGGAGGAGGATGCGAAGGGCGCGCCGCCCAAGAACCTCCTCGACGGCATGATCAAGGCCCTCCGGCCGCGCCAGTGGGTCAAGAACGTCCTCGTCATCGCCGCCCCCGCGGCGGCCGGGTCGCAGACCCTCACCGACGGCAACGTCCTGTTCTCGGTGTTCATCGCGTTCGTGGCGTTCTGCATGGCCGCCTCGAGCGTGTACCTCATCAACGACGCGATGGACGTCGAGGCCGACCGCGCCCACCCGACCAAGCGGTTCCGCCCCATCGCCGCGGGCGTGCTCCCCGTCGGGTTGGCCTACGGCATGGCGGTGGTGCTCATCATCGCCTCGCTCGCCATCTCGGTGCTGTTCACCCACCCGGCGCTGGCGATCGTCGTGGCCGTGTACATCGTGCTGCAGCTCATGTACTGCTTCGGTCTCAAGCACCAGCCGGTGCTCGACATCGCGTTCGTCTCCTCCGGCTTCCTGCTGCGCGCGGTCGCCGGTGGCGCGGCCGCCGAGGTCGAGATCTCGCAGTGGTTCCTGCTGGTCATGGCGTTCGGTTCGCTGTTCATGGCAGCCGGCAAGCGGTACGCCGAGCTGAACCTGCACCTCAAGACCGGCGCCAAGATCCGCAAGGCTCTGGAGAGCTACACCCCCACCTACCTGCGGTTCGTCTGGACGCTGTCCGCGACGGTGCTCGTGCTCTGCTATGCCCTGTGGGCGTACGACCGCGGGTCCGACCCCACGCAGCCGGCCGGCGCGGCGATCTGGCTGCAGATCTCCATCGTCCCGTTCACCATCGCGGTCCTGC from Dietzia sp. B32 includes:
- a CDS encoding PaaI family thioesterase, with product MDDAPRDLSAPFDSVDPEARSRHYSWPAQPAAGDRSPHAGLDALRLIIDGERHLSPGAHTLGLRLAAAEEGAVTMTAEPAEWALNNGGTVHGGIVSGWVDSALGYATATVVEEGVGYSTLDLTVRYLRALRLDKTPATIRAEVEHAGRSTCVVQVRVTDTDGRTCASASGVMMLFRP
- a CDS encoding 1-acyl-sn-glycerol-3-phosphate acyltransferase, giving the protein MELLYTGIIGFARTMFRVQGLDLTIRGERNFPEVGGAVVVMNHTGYLDFVYGGIPARVHKRFIRYMAKVEVFEHKVSGPIMRELKHIPVDRTAGKASFDEAVARLRAGELVGVFPEATISRSFEVKGFKSGAVRMALAADVPIITVTLWGSQRVWTKGLPKKLLRPRVPIMMEVGEPMAAYEPVEECTQELRSRMQATLERLQQEYAERYGAYPAGANWVPARLGGSAPTLEEATALDEAEHAERLRRRAQKAVDPEADARDEPTGPAGPDAP
- a CDS encoding N-acetylmuramoyl-L-alanine amidase, whose protein sequence is MRTRRRPLYVSGRRRTLALAVAVAASVVTPLAVYGADQVVQSGDEIATTAGSALPTAETEVPLAGAPPAVGVDTDIASGGGPVREVTSETPFSMVGVTWKGHNPAALAAVRAKNPDGSWGPWYEAESVDGKGESVNGTGGTEPVYLGTDTTAVQIKLSGVDPADTSLADAPEVTGPEDAPDAAAGPATEPATASAPASAEPADDADADDAATADSDTAGADAADADAAATRAAEPAADRTPPVPTRYADIRPVAETSDLGSVSNSADSSSTDSNSTDSNTADSVKAVLLSPDDTPTPDPEAFSDITASGGTGTHGDIAAKQPSIISRSGWGADESIRCRNATYDPSLAAAVVHHTAGSNNYTREGSAGVMRGIYTYHARTLGWCDVGYNVLVDKYGQAFEGRYGGLSRNVQGAHAGGFNGNTWGISMMGDYSTVAPSDATVRKVGEIVGWRLSVAGIDPKGSDTHYSEGTSYTKYSYGTAVRLPNIFAHRDVGLTSCPGNAGYAKMGQIRDIAASYAKSGGGGGAAPSNPSPGPGTGGGGGGGTGGGAGAGSADLPSTITQGSVQDAVTTALRTVLTGGRLDPATLTRILTGGKTLADIPLDAGSVQNAIGGDFSALAQRLAGPLGKALSGIQRFGNVSLVKHENGALYSSPETGTHPVWGVIGDAWAAQGYEHGPLGLPVAAEAERADGTVAQRFLGGTLVYDPATRELTVEPNP
- a CDS encoding HAD family hydrolase — protein: MTRSRPLFVASDVDGTLIDNDHLVPAANRAVVEDLVADGATFVLATGRPPRWLPQVVDQLPVAPLAVCANGAVIMDTDTGEFLATSLLDPETLAAIDAVLRRLLPGSGIAAERLGADAADADFVASPDYEHAWIHPAHLEVGHDEVLSEPVLKLLARVPGMPSGEMVAALHGEVDHLADVTYSTTDGLIEFAARGVTKASGLSQIASRTAAGAAVPSSAVPVTVAFGDMPNDLEMLRWADHGVAMGNALPSVHAAADEVTLTNDEAGIAHVLRRWWS
- the glf gene encoding UDP-galactopyranose mutase, coding for MAGERQWDTYDLIVVGSGFYGLTVAERAATELGKRVLVLDRRHHIGGNAYSEAEPETGIEIHKYGAHLFHTSNERVWGYVNRFTDFTGYQHRVFAMHKGTAYQFPMGLGLINQFFGRYYSPDEARALIAEQASEFSAEDAANFEEKAISLIGRPLYEAFIKDYTAKQWQTDPKNLPAGNITRLPVRYTFDNRYFNDTHEGLPVEGYTAWLENMAADERIDVVLDTDWFDVREAVRAASPDAPVVYTGPLDRYFDYADGELGWRTLDFETEVLPTGDFQGTPVMNYNDAEYDYTRIHEFRHFHPERKNYPTDKTVIMREYSRFAERDDEPYYPINESTDRERLAAYRERAKAETAANKVLFGGRLGTYQYLDMHMAIASALTMFDNTLAPHLRDGAALEG